The following proteins come from a genomic window of Vibrio vulnificus NBRC 15645 = ATCC 27562:
- a CDS encoding heavy metal-binding domain-containing protein — protein sequence MIVTTTQHIEGKKIIAYKGVIAGEAILGANLFKDLFAGIRDMVGGRSGTYERELERARTISFQELEQKARELGANAIVGVDIDYEVLGQSNGMLMVSASGTAVVIE from the coding sequence ATGATCGTAACAACGACTCAACATATCGAAGGCAAAAAAATCATCGCTTACAAAGGCGTTATTGCAGGAGAAGCTATTTTGGGTGCGAACCTGTTTAAAGATCTCTTCGCCGGAATTCGAGACATGGTTGGTGGACGTTCTGGTACATATGAACGTGAATTGGAAAGAGCAAGAACCATTTCTTTTCAAGAGCTGGAACAAAAGGCACGCGAGTTGGGTGCCAATGCGATCGTCGGTGTTGATATCGACTATGAAGTCTTGGGACAGAGCAATGGCATGCTGATGGTTTCAGCCAGTGGTACGGCCGTCGTTATAGAATAG
- a CDS encoding DUF3103 domain-containing protein, which produces MKKKIILSALCTLALVGCQSEETKVTNISNEKAEDIVNTKRELAKQLGENYSSVESTLRQNINAQQLNVPISTLVEQKPQAQMSRRFVQADEQIRTWKGVSEYTDELLEVRLANEAMLAAWQKGDVSPLFAFEPSGDDELWQYIEAFDVNGQIHQLDVYNMPDVPVIVVDNNSTKELKAGLQAMQAEMKRLGQLTQIQPYVVEKERNAAPRMAPQYSLSAETTAPIQTTQLKKIRLSDDQEPWISGKAEIYAIVTGVNPSRDEPALDLVEMPYLDYDNKDYYPNQIVIHWSRYRWGAADMVLMEQDDGTDYKQLAKLLVQVAEEVLKAIPDPEVQAYAIIPQITNKIIDAIPDGVLTNDDDFVDVYYTLMQDTSYVDHPGAGVNAVVTLEPLTINPTRP; this is translated from the coding sequence ATGAAAAAGAAAATAATACTGTCCGCACTCTGTACTTTAGCGCTTGTTGGCTGCCAGTCTGAAGAGACAAAAGTGACCAACATCTCTAATGAGAAAGCGGAAGATATCGTCAATACCAAACGTGAGCTTGCCAAGCAACTGGGTGAAAACTATAGCTCGGTTGAATCCACGCTTCGTCAAAACATCAACGCTCAGCAACTCAATGTTCCCATTTCCACTTTGGTTGAGCAGAAACCACAGGCGCAAATGAGCCGACGTTTCGTTCAAGCCGATGAGCAAATTCGAACTTGGAAAGGCGTGAGTGAGTACACCGACGAACTGCTTGAAGTTCGCCTTGCCAATGAAGCGATGCTCGCGGCTTGGCAGAAAGGGGATGTTTCACCATTGTTCGCTTTTGAACCAAGTGGTGATGATGAGCTTTGGCAGTACATTGAAGCTTTTGATGTCAACGGTCAGATCCACCAATTGGATGTTTACAACATGCCTGATGTGCCAGTCATTGTTGTCGATAACAACAGTACAAAAGAGCTTAAAGCAGGCCTACAAGCCATGCAGGCGGAGATGAAACGCTTAGGCCAACTAACGCAGATCCAGCCTTATGTGGTGGAAAAAGAACGCAATGCAGCCCCTCGCATGGCACCGCAGTATAGCCTTTCGGCAGAAACGACCGCGCCAATCCAAACCACACAACTGAAGAAAATCCGCTTATCTGATGACCAAGAACCTTGGATCTCAGGCAAAGCAGAGATCTATGCCATTGTGACGGGGGTGAATCCGAGTCGAGATGAGCCAGCGTTGGATCTTGTGGAGATGCCTTATCTGGATTATGACAACAAAGATTATTACCCTAATCAAATTGTGATCCATTGGTCCCGCTATCGCTGGGGGGCCGCGGATATGGTGCTGATGGAACAAGATGATGGCACGGACTACAAACAGCTAGCTAAGTTGCTGGTTCAGGTGGCAGAAGAAGTGTTGAAAGCGATTCCGGATCCAGAAGTTCAGGCGTACGCTATCATCCCGCAGATCACCAATAAAATTATTGATGCGATCCCTGATGGCGTTTTAACCAACGATGACGACTTTGTTGACGTGTACTATACGCTCATGCAAGACACTTCATACGTGGATCACCCAGGTGCCGGGGTCAATGCGGTGGTGACATTGGAGCCATTGACGATTAATCCAACACGTCCGTAG